The Deltaproteobacteria bacterium genome includes the window TGAGTATCAACTCCGGAGCTATGACCCTGAAATCAGGGAATGGAATCGTCAGACTCTGCATGGGCACTTTTCCTTAATTCAACCCCTCGTCTCGGGGGAGGGCATTGACACCGTTGAACATAATGGACTGTTTATCCATATTCACCGTAACGTTCATCGCAGGGACATTTGCCGCCGATCCATCGGATTGCAGTTTTTTCAGCTCGATCTCCGCGGTTTTTGCCGATTCTACCCGCGAGACCACCTGGTTCACCGCCGGCTCCAGAATTCTCAAAAACGGTTTGGGATATATTCCTACCCAGAACATCAGAACAACCAGCGGCGCGAGAGTTATTATCTCCCGCATGCTGACATCCAGAAGTTTCCGGTTCTCCTCGTGGGTGATTTCCCCGAACATGATCCTCTTGTACATGTGAAGCATGTACACCGCCCCCAGGATAATTCCGGTCGCCGCTAAAACGCCGAAGACGAACATCCCCGATTTGAAGGCGCCAAGGAGTATGAGAAACTCTCCAACGAAACCGTTGAGCCCAGGCAGCCCGATGGAGGAGAATGTAGCTATCCCAAGTATGCCCGCGTAAATGGGCATCACCGAGGCCAGGCCACCGAAATCATCAAGGAGCCGGGTATGCCTGCGCTCATAGATAATCCCAACCAGAAGGAACAAGGCCCCTGTGGAAAGTCCATGGTTTATCATCTGGAGGACTCCGCCCTGTATCCCCTGGATAGAGAGGGTAAATAGTCCCAGCATTACAAAACCCAGGTGGCTCACGGATGAATAGGCGACAAGCTTCTTGGCATCGGGCTGCACCCAGGCCACCAGCGCGCCGTAGATGATTCCGATAACCGAAAGGACCAGTACCACCGGTATCGCCTTGATCGCGGCATCGGGCAGGATGGGAAGGGAAAAGCGTACAAAACCGTACGTTCCCATTTTAAGCAGAACACCCGCCAGGATGACGGAACCTGCGGTTGGCGCCTCCACATGGGCGTCAGGAAGCCACGTATGAAATGGAAAGAGAGGAACCTTGATGGCAAACCCCAGGAATAGCCCCCAGAAGGCCCACATCTGAACATCCCTGGGCAGATTGGACGTAAAAAGCCGGATGACGTCAAAGGTATAGACCCCGGTGGCCGAATGGTACGAAAAATAGATGACCAGAAAACCTATGAGCATAAAAAGGCTGCCGACCAGGGTGTAGAGGAAGAACTTCACAGCAGCATATATCCGGCGCGGCCCACCCCATACACCGATAATCAGCGCCATGGGGATCAACTCTATTTCCCAGAAAACATAGAAGAGGACCAGGTCCAGGGCGAAGAACACACCCAGCATGGCGGACTGAAGGAGCAGGAAGGCAATCATGTATTCCTTGACCCGGTCCTTGATGGCAGAGAAGGAAGACAATATGGCGAGCATACCGAGGAGCGTGGTAAGCAGGGCCAGGAGAAGACTGATCCCGTCCACTCCCATGAGGTAGCTGATGCCCAGGCTTGGAATCCATCTTGCCCTTTCCACAAACTGGAACCCGGATTGCCCGACATTGTACTGGGCCAGAAGTAGAAGAGAGACCAGGAAATCCGCAACAGCGATTACCAACGCCGAATTCCGGATGAGGTTAACCTTTTTCCCCGGCACCAGAAGAGCGAGTATCAGCGCCCCCACTGCCGGCAGGTAAACTATGACTGACAATATAGGGAAGGTCATATGTTCCATGAAACCCTTTCTCCGCCCGACGATACCCGCCTGACACGTTGCTTGAAAGTCAGAATCTCAACCAACCTGCCGGGCCGATACCGGCGAAAGATACCTTTTTTCATTTCCCTTTTAACCAAAGGACACTCCAATATTGACAATCTTTAGACAAAAAAGGTCCAGAAAAGCACCAGAACCAGTCCAACAGTCATGGCCAGAGCATAGTTCTGAACAAGGCCGGTCTGAAGCCTGGAAAGCAGCCTTCCAGACCCATTCGCGCTGTTGGCGATTCCGTGAAGCGTTCCATCTATGACCCCGCCGTCGAACCCGGTCCACAGAAGGTTGCCAAGGCGATTAAGGGGCCTGACAATGACCATCCCGTAGAGTTCATCCACCCACCACTTATGGAAAAACAGGTCGTAAAGGAAACTGTAATCCTTCCTGATCTCCTCTGCAATCTGGGGCTTTCGCAGGATAATGACCAAGGCCAGCCAGATGCCCCCGACCGCCACCACAACCGACACCCCCATCAGGCCCAGTTCGAGAGTGATGGATTGGACGGTCTCGGCCATCTTTCCGCCATGCTCGGCAACGGCATTAAAAACGGGGCCAAGCCAATTGTGCAGGAGGTGCCACTTCTCAATGATGGGGAACCCGGCAAACCCACCGACAGTCGAAAGAAATGCCAGGATGACCAGCGGGACCGTCATGACCGATGGAGATTCATGTGCATGTTCCGCAACTTCAGGGTCGAGCCTCGACTCACCGTAAAATACCCGGTAGACCAGTCTGAACATGTAAAACGCGGTCATGAAAGCAGTAACCACACCCACAAACCACAGGAGAAAGCCACCTCCGTACTTTGAATTAAAGGCGGCATTGAGGATTTCGTCCTTGGACATGAACCCCGCCAGGGGAGGAATACCCGAAATGGCCAAGGATGCCACAACAAATGTCTTAAAAGTTGTAGGCATGATTTTCCTCAGTCCGCCCATCTTGCGTATGTCCAACTCTCCCGCAAGCCCATGCATTACGCTGCCCGCACACATGAATAGCAGGGCTTTGAAAAATGCGTGTGTCATGAGGTGAAAGATCGCCGTCGTATAAGCGCCGACACCAACCGCGAGGAACATGTACCCCAATTGGCTGATTGTGGAGTAGGCCAGGACCCGCTTGATGTCGTTCTGGACAAGAGCGATGGTAGCCGCGAAAAAGGCGGTCAGAGCCCCTATTGAAGCAATCAGCATCATAGTTGGCGGGGCCATTTCAAAGAGAACATGGCTGCGGCAGACCATGTAGACGCCGGCGGTCACCATGGTGGCGGCATGGATGAGGGCGGAAACCGGTGTGGGGCCCTCCATGGCGTCAGGCAGCCAGATGTGGAGAGGCAGTTGGGCGGATTTTCCGGTCGCGCCGAGAAAGAGCAGCAGGGTAATCAGGATGATCATGGGGTCGCCCTGGTTGAACACCTGGTGGGCTCTTCCGAAAACCTCCCCGTATGACAGGGAACCGAAGCGGATGGCGATAAGAAGCATTCCCAGCATGAACCCGAAATCGCCCACCCGGTTGACGATGAAGGCCTTGCGGCCTGCCGAGGAAGCGCTCTCCTTTTTATACCAGAATCCGATGAGCAGGTAGGAACAGAGCCCCACCCCTTCCCAACCGACGAACATGACCAGGAAGCTGTTGCCAAGCACAAGCATGAGCATGGCGAAAATAAAGAGGTTCAGATACAGGAAATAACGGGCGACACCCTCATCGTGATGCATGTAGCCGATGCTGTAGACATGGATAAGGAATCCGACCCCTGTAACCACGAGGATCATCACGGATGAAAGCGGATCAAGCAGGAACCCGACGGGAACCGAAAAATTCCCGGAACTGATCCATTCGAACAGGTTAATATTGAAAACCCTGGAACCGGCATCCATTCCCGTCAATCCTAAAATCGCCACCACCGAGGCAAGGAACGCCGCCGCCACCGAACCACATGCCAGCATCCCCACCGCTGACCTTGACAGGCGCCTACGGAAGATAAGGTTGGCGATCGCCGCCAGGAGAGGGAAAAGTGGTACCAGGACTACCGCTTCTGTCATCGTCTCTTCTCCTAGCCCTTCATCAGATTGATTTCATCAACGTTGACGGTCTCGCGATTGCGGAACATGGCCACAAGGATCGCGAGACCCACAGCCGCCTCCGCAGCCGCCACCGTCATCACGAAAAACACAAATACCTGACCCGCCATATTGTGGATATAGTGGGAAAAGGCGACCAGGTTGATATTCACGGCATTGAGCATCAGCTCAATGGACAAAAGAATTATGATAACGTTCCTCCTGAGGAGCACCCCCAGGAGACCGATGACAAACAGAATAGCCCCAAGGACAAGATAGTGAGTGAGGGTAATCATTCCGTTTTCTCCCTTCGCGCCAGGACCA containing:
- the nuoK gene encoding NADH-quinone oxidoreductase subunit NuoK gives rise to the protein MITLTHYLVLGAILFVIGLLGVLLRRNVIIILLSIELMLNAVNINLVAFSHYIHNMAGQVFVFFVMTVAAAEAAVGLAILVAMFRNRETVNVDEINLMKG
- the nuoL gene encoding NADH-quinone oxidoreductase subunit L yields the protein MTEAVVLVPLFPLLAAIANLIFRRRLSRSAVGMLACGSVAAAFLASVVAILGLTGMDAGSRVFNINLFEWISSGNFSVPVGFLLDPLSSVMILVVTGVGFLIHVYSIGYMHHDEGVARYFLYLNLFIFAMLMLVLGNSFLVMFVGWEGVGLCSYLLIGFWYKKESASSAGRKAFIVNRVGDFGFMLGMLLIAIRFGSLSYGEVFGRAHQVFNQGDPMIILITLLLFLGATGKSAQLPLHIWLPDAMEGPTPVSALIHAATMVTAGVYMVCRSHVLFEMAPPTMMLIASIGALTAFFAATIALVQNDIKRVLAYSTISQLGYMFLAVGVGAYTTAIFHLMTHAFFKALLFMCAGSVMHGLAGELDIRKMGGLRKIMPTTFKTFVVASLAISGIPPLAGFMSKDEILNAAFNSKYGGGFLLWFVGVVTAFMTAFYMFRLVYRVFYGESRLDPEVAEHAHESPSVMTVPLVILAFLSTVGGFAGFPIIEKWHLLHNWLGPVFNAVAEHGGKMAETVQSITLELGLMGVSVVVAVGGIWLALVIILRKPQIAEEIRKDYSFLYDLFFHKWWVDELYGMVIVRPLNRLGNLLWTGFDGGVIDGTLHGIANSANGSGRLLSRLQTGLVQNYALAMTVGLVLVLFWTFFV
- a CDS encoding NADH-quinone oxidoreductase subunit M, with product MTFPILSVIVYLPAVGALILALLVPGKKVNLIRNSALVIAVADFLVSLLLLAQYNVGQSGFQFVERARWIPSLGISYLMGVDGISLLLALLTTLLGMLAILSSFSAIKDRVKEYMIAFLLLQSAMLGVFFALDLVLFYVFWEIELIPMALIIGVWGGPRRIYAAVKFFLYTLVGSLFMLIGFLVIYFSYHSATGVYTFDVIRLFTSNLPRDVQMWAFWGLFLGFAIKVPLFPFHTWLPDAHVEAPTAGSVILAGVLLKMGTYGFVRFSLPILPDAAIKAIPVVLVLSVIGIIYGALVAWVQPDAKKLVAYSSVSHLGFVMLGLFTLSIQGIQGGVLQMINHGLSTGALFLLVGIIYERRHTRLLDDFGGLASVMPIYAGILGIATFSSIGLPGLNGFVGEFLILLGAFKSGMFVFGVLAATGIILGAVYMLHMYKRIMFGEITHEENRKLLDVSMREIITLAPLVVLMFWVGIYPKPFLRILEPAVNQVVSRVESAKTAEIELKKLQSDGSAANVPAMNVTVNMDKQSIMFNGVNALPRDEGLN